The Verrucomicrobium spinosum DSM 4136 = JCM 18804 genome includes a region encoding these proteins:
- a CDS encoding tetratricopeptide repeat protein, producing the protein MKPAASSPPPSVSAVADRVRTLLDAKQWRKARDEAKQGCKADKAKFLPLLIEANTGLTREMIAKKQISEAEQVLAYLATIAPKEFVDELKKEMLGQKEVQLAQQSVVRPQGAGAARVPTVEEVAGLAARLGSGEELAASDWSRVDAWVADGLGRNLPAPKGEVPQVVQDMTAVSRAIDAVGAGNFSEAQDLLRPLSLRSLLQHWKAFLRAVIFSHQGEREKALRGFRSLEPSSLLSRASAPYLALLKEPIPLESKPSDEQLAFGLLALSGGDPGWAGAVAKAESHWDKGEVCRVYRDLRKGAKGKFPTIVANAAGTLTDLVFCTQQVNDDRRDQLLAAVIADLPRAHTRTHETLALLRCVMLNLDFLKESDISLLFELYLKLWKNEGGLPPQTEALAREWMGTKWADEAVVPSMRIPGRFEVLVRNPIAAQAEFEKAIKLQPGRVKSYLGLCRIFERTGEMARREKLLAEMCQRFEDDKSVMMLAGESDLGLKKFASAVVHLEKALRLDPLDTRLLDEVVFAKAGQILEAGGSAPRDGWALLEPLLVDEPKVQARSRWCMRVIQGAGQRRGLSANLREEGSQMAPHPLVAVYFERLACLCFALPVPKDSGPRWKAVLPSVKADTIIQLLDVYEYWVVRHKASGTRSQVRGALESAIPALNTKHATPEALLQLTDALVSRVTKDKKDLQFAELCDYLIFLLHQRHLSKCHKRKADPRLRLAVALLDDLRCFNGTIYDPLSYLQDLAKDAAAAGLPVVAERARKLLHKVKEFHFSRRPEFDDPFVEVIRPGPDSLPESKPGPSFEDLRGFMDIILQIKASLPQDVADMRKMVVREKVIPVATFDMLVDFARNATAEELAGMMTGMDGYEGGPAYRPGQPKGRGKTSHPDQLDLF; encoded by the coding sequence ATGAAGCCTGCTGCATCATCCCCACCCCCGTCTGTGTCCGCAGTGGCCGACAGAGTGCGCACCCTGTTGGACGCCAAGCAGTGGCGCAAGGCCCGGGACGAGGCAAAGCAAGGGTGCAAGGCGGACAAAGCCAAGTTTCTGCCTCTGCTGATCGAAGCGAATACCGGCTTGACCAGGGAGATGATTGCCAAGAAGCAGATCTCTGAAGCGGAACAGGTGCTGGCCTACCTGGCCACCATCGCCCCCAAGGAATTCGTGGATGAGCTGAAGAAGGAGATGTTGGGGCAGAAGGAAGTCCAACTGGCCCAGCAGTCGGTGGTGCGTCCGCAGGGCGCGGGGGCAGCCCGGGTGCCAACTGTGGAGGAGGTGGCCGGACTTGCGGCTAGGCTCGGTTCTGGAGAGGAACTTGCCGCGTCTGATTGGAGCCGGGTGGACGCCTGGGTGGCAGATGGTCTGGGCAGGAACCTGCCCGCCCCCAAGGGGGAGGTCCCTCAGGTTGTCCAGGATATGACGGCAGTGTCCCGGGCGATTGACGCGGTGGGCGCAGGCAATTTCTCGGAGGCGCAGGATCTGCTTCGTCCGCTTTCGTTGCGGTCGCTCCTTCAACACTGGAAGGCGTTCCTGCGGGCTGTCATCTTCAGCCACCAGGGAGAGCGGGAGAAGGCTCTGAGAGGGTTCAGGTCCCTGGAGCCTTCCTCATTACTTTCGCGTGCCTCCGCGCCCTACCTGGCTCTCCTGAAGGAACCCATCCCTCTTGAGTCCAAGCCGTCTGATGAACAGCTGGCGTTTGGCCTGCTGGCCCTGTCGGGGGGAGATCCGGGATGGGCAGGCGCAGTCGCAAAGGCCGAATCTCACTGGGACAAGGGCGAAGTCTGCCGGGTGTATCGTGATCTTCGCAAAGGTGCCAAGGGCAAGTTCCCCACCATTGTCGCAAACGCTGCAGGGACCCTCACGGATTTGGTGTTTTGCACTCAGCAAGTGAATGATGATCGGCGTGATCAACTGCTGGCTGCAGTCATTGCGGACCTGCCACGGGCCCACACCCGGACCCATGAAACGCTGGCCCTGCTGCGGTGTGTCATGTTGAACCTGGACTTCCTGAAGGAATCGGACATCTCCCTGCTTTTCGAGCTCTATCTCAAGCTGTGGAAAAATGAAGGGGGGCTGCCACCTCAGACAGAGGCTCTGGCCCGGGAATGGATGGGCACGAAATGGGCCGATGAGGCAGTGGTGCCTTCGATGCGGATTCCGGGTCGCTTTGAAGTCCTGGTGCGCAACCCCATCGCCGCCCAGGCGGAGTTCGAGAAGGCCATCAAACTCCAGCCCGGCCGGGTGAAATCCTATTTGGGGTTGTGCCGGATCTTTGAGCGGACGGGTGAGATGGCCAGGCGGGAAAAGCTCCTTGCCGAGATGTGCCAGCGGTTCGAGGACGACAAAAGCGTGATGATGCTGGCTGGGGAGAGCGACTTGGGATTGAAGAAATTTGCCAGTGCGGTGGTGCATCTCGAGAAGGCGCTCCGGCTGGACCCGCTGGACACCCGTTTACTGGATGAAGTGGTGTTCGCCAAGGCAGGTCAGATCCTCGAAGCAGGGGGCAGTGCGCCGCGGGATGGATGGGCCCTGCTGGAGCCTCTGCTGGTGGATGAACCGAAGGTTCAGGCACGGTCCCGGTGGTGCATGCGCGTGATCCAGGGGGCCGGACAACGTCGTGGGCTCTCAGCAAACCTCCGGGAAGAGGGAAGTCAGATGGCACCTCACCCCCTTGTGGCGGTCTATTTTGAGCGTCTGGCCTGCCTCTGCTTTGCGCTGCCGGTGCCAAAAGACAGTGGCCCGCGATGGAAGGCTGTGCTTCCATCCGTGAAGGCCGACACCATCATCCAGCTGCTGGATGTCTATGAGTACTGGGTGGTGAGGCACAAGGCTTCCGGCACTAGGAGTCAGGTCCGGGGGGCGTTGGAGTCCGCGATCCCCGCACTGAATACAAAACACGCCACTCCAGAAGCGTTGCTGCAACTGACCGATGCCCTGGTGTCTCGTGTCACCAAGGACAAGAAGGATCTCCAGTTTGCGGAACTGTGCGACTACCTGATTTTTCTCCTGCACCAGCGGCACCTTTCGAAGTGTCACAAGCGAAAAGCGGACCCTCGCTTGAGGCTTGCGGTCGCTTTGTTGGACGATCTGCGCTGTTTCAACGGTACCATCTATGACCCGCTATCTTACCTTCAGGACCTGGCGAAAGATGCTGCCGCGGCAGGTTTGCCGGTGGTGGCGGAGAGGGCGCGCAAGTTGTTGCACAAGGTGAAGGAGTTTCACTTCAGCAGGAGGCCGGAATTTGACGATCCATTCGTCGAAGTGATCAGGCCGGGGCCGGACAGCTTGCCTGAGAGCAAGCCTGGGCCTTCCTTCGAAGACCTTCGCGGATTCATGGACATCATCCTCCAGATCAAGGCCTCCCTCCCGCAGGACGTTGCTGACATGCGGAAGATGGTGGTCAGAGAGAAGGTGATCCCGGTGGCGACGTTCGACATGCTGGTGGACTTCGCCAGGAATGCTACCGCAGAAGAGCTTGCCGGCATGATGACGGGGATGGACGGGTATGAAGGTGGGCCTGCCTACCGGCCAGGCCAGCCCAAGGGGCGCGGGAAGACCTCTCACCCAGACCAGCTCGACCTGTTCTAA
- a CDS encoding heat shock protein DnaJ domain protein, with product MNPYLELGVAENASDEEIRLAYLKGIQTRSPESDPEGFQVLNAAYDRVRTSDLRDMWRLFRDAAPGASLLDALTRHLQQSGVARPMPAARLKQYLRLCAQK from the coding sequence ATGAATCCCTACCTTGAACTGGGTGTCGCTGAAAATGCCAGTGACGAGGAAATACGCCTCGCCTACTTGAAAGGCATTCAAACGCGCTCGCCGGAAAGCGATCCTGAAGGTTTCCAGGTGCTGAATGCAGCGTACGACCGGGTCCGCACCTCTGATCTGAGGGACATGTGGCGGCTTTTCCGTGACGCCGCCCCCGGGGCATCGCTCTTGGACGCCCTGACCCGCCATCTTCAACAATCCGGTGTGGCCCGACCCATGCCCGCCGCCCGGCTCAAGCAGTACCTCCGTCTTTGTGCCCAAAAATGA
- the grpE gene encoding nucleotide exchange factor GrpE: MNPSFPLPYGSDADPESSPPGAVVSPSGVQWKSALRAEFETWLESVDQMAEPEAVDIAAADEAPSLRSFYEQLTTATTEWRRSGRRTADVLARLGDSLSALGEETRQLRLQRSQEEQGEALPSDWCLALIETADKIRRIQSAFENPPQTASPWWPSARAGLQAWRNAWQVQGEALAILSGHVDGQLRKAGLERIVTRGRILDPSVMTAVSVTVDGTVPDQTVIEETLPGYQRGGQVIRAAQVRVSRSA; encoded by the coding sequence ATGAATCCCTCTTTTCCCCTTCCTTACGGATCCGATGCAGATCCGGAAAGTTCCCCTCCCGGCGCGGTCGTGTCTCCTTCTGGCGTCCAGTGGAAGTCAGCCCTGCGTGCAGAGTTCGAAACCTGGCTTGAATCCGTGGATCAAATGGCCGAGCCGGAGGCTGTGGATATCGCAGCAGCTGATGAAGCGCCCAGCCTGAGGTCTTTTTACGAACAACTCACCACGGCGACCACGGAGTGGCGTCGCTCGGGGCGCCGCACGGCTGATGTGCTGGCACGTCTGGGGGACTCGCTCTCAGCCCTGGGGGAGGAAACGCGCCAGTTGCGTTTGCAACGGTCGCAAGAGGAGCAGGGAGAGGCGCTTCCTTCAGACTGGTGTCTGGCTTTGATCGAAACGGCTGACAAGATCCGGCGCATCCAGAGCGCCTTCGAGAATCCCCCGCAGACAGCCTCCCCCTGGTGGCCTTCTGCCCGTGCTGGCCTGCAGGCCTGGCGCAATGCGTGGCAAGTGCAGGGCGAGGCTTTGGCCATTCTGTCCGGCCATGTGGACGGACAGCTCAGAAAGGCCGGGCTGGAAAGGATTGTCACTCGCGGCAGAATCCTTGACCCATCCGTGATGACCGCCGTCAGTGTGACGGTGGATGGAACAGTGCCAGATCAGACGGTGATCGAGGAAACTCTGCCTGGGTACCAGCGGGGCGGCCAGGTCATTCGCGCCGCCCAGGTCCGCGTTTCCCGTTCCGCATAG
- a CDS encoding Hsp70 family protein: protein MYEVIAGIDLGTTNSAVCVVEDGVPRILPVHGQPTMPSAVGLDPTGKLIVGQAAKNQQISAPERTITSIKRLMGEDTKVTLGDRQLSPEEVSALILKELKQAAEKELGVPVKKAVITVPAFFNERQRKATQVAGDLAGLEVVRIINEPTAAALAYGAGREDGETMLVYDLGGGTFDVSLVRVESGVVEVKASHGDTHLGGDDFDTELVRLAAERFRTRHRTEGDLPDLVQRRLKGTMESAKIRLSEETFVQVQEEYLHAGQHLDTEISRAEYEEMIAPWLDRTLTCLHSTLRDAGMTSAEVGKIMLVGGATRTPAVQDLLRERLGLEAHFEINPDLIVAMGAAVQGAIIAGQPQRAILVDITPHSYSVAVLDQNVAHSLVCVPIVNRNTPLPAKRAKTFYTLMPGQKEVRVEVYQGEGSLPEDNLLVGDFIVAGLSPTAPEDSPIIVDFHLDLNGMLKVTATEKITGLVKTVVLDTRGQHLLDLKAARANLSSYYDAITGESAEEGDADGEDSDLDQQSLLATAKSLRQRAESLLGKGLSDDDAGEIRRLLDLIGTAIGSQDWSSLGKHSDALGDVLFYLED, encoded by the coding sequence ATGTACGAAGTTATTGCAGGCATCGACCTTGGGACCACGAACTCTGCCGTTTGCGTGGTGGAGGACGGTGTGCCCAGAATCCTTCCCGTTCACGGCCAGCCCACCATGCCAAGTGCCGTGGGATTGGACCCCACAGGGAAACTCATCGTAGGACAGGCCGCCAAGAATCAGCAGATCTCCGCGCCAGAACGCACCATCACCTCCATCAAGAGACTGATGGGTGAGGACACGAAGGTCACGCTGGGCGACAGGCAACTTTCTCCGGAAGAGGTCAGCGCGCTGATCCTCAAGGAGCTGAAACAGGCCGCTGAGAAGGAGCTGGGTGTACCGGTGAAAAAAGCGGTGATCACGGTGCCCGCATTTTTCAACGAGCGCCAGCGCAAGGCCACTCAGGTGGCGGGAGATCTGGCCGGCCTTGAGGTGGTCCGGATCATCAATGAGCCCACTGCTGCAGCACTTGCCTATGGTGCTGGCCGTGAGGATGGGGAGACCATGCTGGTGTATGACCTGGGTGGTGGCACCTTCGATGTGTCTCTGGTACGGGTGGAGTCTGGAGTGGTGGAAGTAAAGGCCAGCCATGGAGACACCCATCTGGGTGGCGATGACTTCGATACGGAGCTCGTCCGGCTTGCTGCCGAGCGTTTTCGCACGCGTCACCGGACGGAAGGGGACCTCCCTGATCTGGTGCAGCGGCGTCTGAAAGGGACGATGGAGTCGGCCAAGATCCGTCTGTCAGAAGAGACATTTGTCCAAGTGCAGGAGGAATACCTGCATGCTGGACAGCACCTGGATACTGAAATCTCCCGTGCGGAGTACGAGGAAATGATCGCGCCCTGGCTGGACAGGACGCTGACCTGTCTGCACAGCACGCTGCGGGATGCTGGCATGACCAGCGCGGAGGTGGGCAAGATCATGCTCGTGGGTGGAGCCACTCGGACGCCAGCGGTGCAGGATTTGCTCAGGGAGCGGTTGGGGCTTGAAGCGCATTTTGAAATCAACCCGGATCTCATCGTCGCCATGGGGGCGGCCGTCCAGGGGGCCATCATCGCCGGACAGCCCCAGCGGGCCATTCTGGTGGACATCACTCCCCACTCGTACAGCGTGGCCGTGCTGGACCAAAACGTGGCGCACAGCCTGGTCTGTGTGCCGATCGTGAACCGGAATACGCCTCTTCCGGCAAAGCGGGCCAAGACATTCTACACCCTGATGCCAGGTCAGAAAGAGGTGAGGGTGGAGGTGTATCAGGGCGAGGGCTCCCTGCCTGAAGACAATCTCCTCGTGGGCGATTTCATTGTTGCCGGACTTTCCCCCACTGCTCCGGAAGACAGTCCCATCATTGTGGACTTCCATCTGGACCTCAATGGCATGCTCAAGGTGACCGCGACGGAAAAAATCACGGGTCTGGTCAAGACCGTGGTGCTTGACACGAGAGGGCAGCACCTGCTCGATCTGAAAGCGGCCCGGGCGAATCTCTCGAGCTATTACGACGCCATCACTGGCGAGTCGGCAGAAGAGGGTGATGCCGACGGAGAGGACAGTGACCTGGATCAGCAGTCCCTGCTTGCCACGGCGAAGTCACTCCGGCAGCGGGCGGAATCGCTTTTGGGCAAAGGCCTGTCTGACGATGACGCAGGGGAGATCCGTCGCCTGCTGGATCTCATTGGCACGGCGATCGGAAGCCAGGACTGGAGCAGCCTGGGCAAGCATTCCGACGCCTTGGGCGACGTCCTGTTCTACCTCGAAGATTAA
- the hisF gene encoding imidazole glycerol phosphate synthase subunit HisF, with translation MLTKRIIPCLDVNNGRVVKGTKFLELRDAGDPVECAVAYNDQGADELVFLDITASSDERRTIIDVVERTAERCFMPVTVGGGIRTVADMRTMLLAGADKVSLNTAALFNPSVIDEGAAAFGCQALVVAIDAKRNDRGSWSVYTHGGRKLALRDGQEIDAVEWAAEACRRGAGEILLTSMDADGTKAGYDLPLNRAVSEAVTIPVIASGGAGNLDHMVDVLQEGKADAVLAASIFHFGEFTVGDVKRHLASKGIPVRL, from the coding sequence ATGCTCACGAAGCGCATCATCCCCTGCCTGGACGTCAACAACGGCCGCGTCGTCAAAGGCACCAAGTTCCTGGAACTGCGTGATGCCGGCGACCCGGTGGAATGTGCGGTGGCCTACAATGACCAGGGCGCAGACGAGCTGGTCTTCCTGGACATCACGGCCTCCAGTGATGAAAGACGGACGATCATCGATGTGGTGGAACGCACCGCAGAGCGCTGCTTCATGCCCGTGACAGTGGGCGGAGGCATCCGCACCGTGGCCGACATGCGCACCATGCTGCTGGCCGGTGCCGACAAGGTCAGCCTGAACACCGCGGCGCTCTTCAATCCCAGCGTGATCGATGAAGGCGCTGCCGCTTTCGGCTGCCAGGCGCTCGTGGTCGCGATCGATGCCAAACGCAATGACCGGGGATCCTGGTCCGTTTACACCCACGGCGGACGCAAACTGGCCCTGCGGGATGGCCAGGAAATCGATGCCGTGGAATGGGCCGCCGAGGCCTGCCGCCGCGGTGCAGGCGAAATTCTACTCACCAGCATGGATGCTGACGGTACCAAGGCAGGCTATGACCTGCCCCTGAACCGGGCCGTGAGCGAAGCCGTCACCATTCCCGTGATCGCCAGCGGCGGTGCAGGAAACCTCGACCACATGGTGGACGTCCTCCAGGAAGGCAAGGCGGATGCCGTGCTCGCCGCGAGCATCTTCCACTTTGGCGAGTTCACCGTGGGTGACGTGAAGCGCCACCTGGCCAGCAAGGGCATTCCGGTGCGGCTGTAG
- the xerA gene encoding site-specific tyrosine recombinase/integron integrase, with product MAAAAPRKSGKKVVPARREPEGMARSELEMDFLTFMEVERSASPKTLENYRHAMSTFRKSQPACMTWESLTPDDFRLYLYEQMKAELGRATIRLHFAALRSFFKFLTRRRGLVKNPLLEVQLPKPEKKLPVVLTLSQVETLLNLPLNTPREKQAPAWAPERDAAILELFYSTGVRISELASLNVEDVDVYSETLRVIGKGRKERICPVGGPAIRAMQRYQSRLGVYSGPLFRSKVGKRMTNQAINNVVEKYWKLSGLPVQVTPHKLRHSFATHLLNNGADLRSVQTLLGHASLSTTQIYTHVTTERMKEVYEDAHPRA from the coding sequence ATGGCCGCCGCTGCACCCAGAAAGTCAGGCAAGAAAGTGGTCCCCGCCCGTCGGGAGCCTGAAGGCATGGCGCGGTCGGAGCTGGAGATGGACTTTCTGACGTTCATGGAGGTGGAGCGATCGGCTTCGCCCAAGACGCTGGAAAACTACCGGCATGCCATGAGTACGTTCCGGAAGAGCCAGCCGGCGTGCATGACCTGGGAGTCGCTGACGCCAGACGACTTTCGCCTGTATCTCTACGAGCAGATGAAGGCGGAACTGGGGCGCGCCACCATCCGGCTGCACTTCGCGGCCCTCCGGTCGTTCTTCAAGTTCCTGACGCGTCGCCGGGGTCTGGTGAAGAATCCTCTCCTGGAGGTGCAACTTCCCAAGCCCGAGAAGAAGCTGCCGGTGGTGCTGACTCTCAGCCAGGTGGAGACGCTCCTGAATCTCCCGTTGAACACCCCTCGTGAAAAGCAGGCCCCGGCGTGGGCACCAGAGCGGGATGCGGCCATCCTGGAGTTGTTCTACAGCACGGGTGTTCGTATCAGCGAGCTGGCCTCGCTGAACGTGGAGGATGTGGATGTGTACTCGGAGACCCTGCGAGTGATCGGGAAGGGGCGGAAGGAGCGCATCTGTCCCGTGGGTGGTCCCGCCATCCGGGCGATGCAGCGGTATCAAAGCCGTCTGGGAGTGTATTCTGGCCCTCTCTTTCGCAGCAAGGTGGGCAAGCGCATGACGAATCAGGCCATCAACAATGTGGTGGAGAAATACTGGAAACTATCCGGCCTGCCCGTGCAGGTGACGCCTCACAAGCTGCGGCACAGCTTTGCCACCCATTTGCTTAACAATGGCGCGGACCTGCGCAGCGTGCAGACGCTCCTGGGCCATGCCAGCCTGAGCACGACCCAGATCTACACTCACGTGACCACAGAGCGGATGAAAGAAGTGTACGAAGATGCTCATCCCCGGGCATAA
- a CDS encoding efflux RND transporter periplasmic adaptor subunit yields the protein MIQRAPLFLLAVAGLSGLAITSCQKKASGTAGAAPAPQVTVAAPVVKRIMEWDEFVGRLESPKMVNLRARVGGYLEKIHFKEGAEVNAGDLLVTIDPRPYEAAVEGAKAELDRNRTRSELARNEAKRAETLIKSRAIAAEDYDSRLKAAAEADAAVRVADAALKTAQLNLEFTSVRAPISGRISNAPVTEGNLVTGGEKDSTLLTTIVSLDPIYCYIEVDEQSALKYRQLYREGRRRSAIFETVEAQMGLSNEAGFPRKGIIDFVDNQLRPDTGTIRARGVFANADKLMAPGFFARVRIPGSGEYEAFLVRDNAIGNDQGRTYVFVINGENKAEYRPVDVGPMEDGLRVVRSGLKAGEKVVINGLMNIRNGVTVRASEEPMALPPASPVEQATAKR from the coding sequence ATGATCCAACGCGCCCCATTGTTCCTACTCGCGGTTGCAGGCCTGTCTGGCCTGGCCATTACTTCATGCCAGAAGAAGGCCAGCGGCACAGCTGGCGCGGCACCCGCCCCCCAGGTTACCGTGGCCGCACCGGTGGTGAAAAGAATCATGGAATGGGACGAGTTTGTGGGCCGTCTTGAGTCGCCCAAGATGGTGAACCTGCGCGCCCGTGTGGGTGGCTATCTGGAAAAGATCCATTTCAAAGAAGGTGCTGAGGTGAACGCCGGGGACCTGCTGGTGACGATTGATCCACGCCCCTACGAAGCCGCCGTGGAGGGGGCCAAAGCCGAGCTGGACCGCAACCGGACCCGGTCTGAACTGGCACGCAATGAAGCCAAGCGGGCGGAAACACTGATCAAATCCCGCGCCATCGCGGCAGAGGATTATGATTCCCGGCTCAAAGCCGCTGCAGAAGCCGATGCCGCCGTGAGGGTGGCGGATGCGGCGCTCAAGACGGCCCAGCTGAATCTGGAGTTCACCAGCGTGCGGGCTCCCATCAGCGGCCGCATCAGCAATGCCCCTGTCACGGAGGGGAACCTCGTGACCGGGGGCGAGAAGGATTCCACGCTGCTGACGACCATTGTTTCCTTGGACCCGATCTATTGTTACATTGAGGTTGATGAGCAGAGCGCGCTCAAATACCGGCAGCTCTACCGTGAGGGCAGGCGTCGTAGCGCGATCTTTGAGACCGTGGAAGCCCAGATGGGGCTCTCCAACGAGGCCGGATTTCCGCGCAAGGGCATCATCGACTTCGTGGACAACCAGCTCCGTCCTGACACCGGCACCATCCGCGCCCGTGGCGTGTTTGCCAATGCCGACAAGCTGATGGCCCCCGGCTTCTTCGCTCGTGTCCGCATCCCGGGTTCAGGAGAATACGAAGCCTTCCTGGTGCGCGACAACGCCATCGGCAACGACCAGGGCCGCACCTATGTCTTCGTCATCAACGGCGAGAACAAGGCCGAGTACCGCCCTGTCGATGTAGGCCCCATGGAAGACGGTCTCCGTGTGGTCCGCTCCGGACTGAAGGCGGGCGAAAAGGTCGTCATCAACGGTCTCATGAACATCCGCAACGGCGTCACAGTGAGAGCCTCTGAGGAGCCGATGGCGCTCCCCCCTGCGAGCCCGGTGGAGCAGGCGACTGCGAAGCGATAG
- a CDS encoding four helix bundle protein yields MRGTPEGRENVVLDKSYAFALAVIDAYKKMVAQRELVLSKQLLRCGTSIGANVEEAQAAQSTRDFISKLSIACKEARESRYWLRLLDRSSLCNIDFNPLLSQVEELIRLLCSILKSVSKRLTAKG; encoded by the coding sequence ATGCGTGGAACTCCAGAGGGCAGGGAGAATGTTGTTTTGGATAAGAGCTATGCCTTTGCGTTGGCAGTAATCGATGCCTACAAAAAGATGGTGGCGCAGCGTGAATTGGTTCTCTCTAAACAACTTTTGCGCTGCGGTACCAGCATCGGTGCCAACGTCGAGGAAGCCCAAGCCGCACAGAGTACTCGCGATTTCATCAGTAAACTTTCCATTGCCTGCAAAGAGGCCAGAGAATCCAGATATTGGCTCCGGCTCCTTGATCGTAGCAGTTTGTGCAACATCGACTTCAATCCGCTTCTGTCCCAGGTTGAGGAACTAATCCGGCTGCTTTGCTCCATACTAAAGAGCGTCTCTAAACGACTGACCGCCAAAGGGTAG